A stretch of the Takifugu flavidus isolate HTHZ2018 chromosome 1, ASM371156v2, whole genome shotgun sequence genome encodes the following:
- the aclyb gene encoding ATP-citrate synthase isoform X3 codes for MSAKAISEQTGKEFLYKYICTSAAVQNRFRYARVTAETDWDRLTQEHPWLLTERLVVKPDQLIKRRGKLGLVGIDLDLQGVREWLSSHLMQETTVGKAKGILKNFLIEPFVPHVQEDEFYVCIYATREGDHVLFHHEGGVEVGDVDAKAQRLMVAVDDKLTEEQVSEQLLIHVSDDKKAVLANFIVGLFSLYEDLNFTYLEINPLVVTGDGVYVLDMAAKIDATAEYICKPKWGDVEFPPPFGREAYPEEAYIADLDAKSGASLKLTLLNPRGRIWTMVAGGGASVVYSDTICDLGGVDELANYGEYSGAPSEQQTYDYAKTILSLMTRERHAEGKVLIIGGSIANFTNVAATFKGIVRAIKDYQTPLKEHEVTIFVRRGGPNYQEGLRVMGEVGKTTGIPIHVFGTETHMTAIVGMALGHRPIPNQPPMDAHTANFLLNASNSIKTPAPTRTASFSESWTANDVTPPKKSRAGLPGAKATTLFRKQTKAIVWGMQTRAVQGMLDFDYVCSRDDPSVTAMVYPFTGDHKQKFYWGHKEILLPVYKNMADAMRKHPEVDVVISFASLRSAFDSTMEVMQYSQIHTIAIIAEGIPEAQTRKIIKVADEKGVTIIGPATVGGIKPGCFKIGNTGGMLDNILASKLYRPGSVAYVSRSGGMSNELNNIISRTTDGVFEGVAIGGDRYPGSTFMDHVIRYQDTPGIKMIVVLGEIGGTEEYKICQGIKEGRITKPVVCWCIGTCATMFASEVQFGHAGACANQASETAVAKNQALREAGAYVPKSFDELGDVIGTVYEKLVANGTIVPAEEVPPPTVPMDYSWARELGLIRKPASFMTSICDERGQELIYAGMPITEVFKEEMGLGGVLGLLWFQRRLPRYACQFIEMCLMVTADHGPAVSGAHNTIVCARAGKDLVSSLTSGLLTIGDRFGGALDAAAKQFSKAFDSGMLPMEFVNKMKKDGKLIMGIGHRVKSINNPDMRVQILKDFVKQHFTSTQLLDYALDVEKITTCKKPNLILNVDGFIGVAFVDLLRTCGGFTRDEADEFVEIGALNGVFVLGRSMGFIGHYLDQKRLKQGLYRHPWDDISYVLPEHMSM; via the exons AtgtctgcaaaagccatctcgGAGCAGACCGGGAAGGAGTTCTTATATAAGTATATCTGCACTTCAGCAGCAGTGCAGAACCGTTTTCGGTACGCTAGAGTGACTGCTGAGACTGACTGGGATCGCCTCACACAGGAGCATCCATGGCTGCTAACAGAG CGTCTCGTGGTAAAACCAGATCAGCTAATAAAGCGACGTGGGAAACTCGGCCTGGTAGGAATTGACCTTGACCTGCAGGGGGTCCGAGAATGGCTCAGTAGCCACCTCATGCAGGAGACCACT GTGGGGAAGGCAAAGGGTATCCTGAAAAACTTCCTCATTGAGCCCTTTGTTCCACATGTGCAG GAGGATGAGTTTTACGTTTGCATTTATGCCACGCGTGAGGGCGACCATGTACTCTTCCATCACGAAGGAGGAGTGGAGGTCGGTGATGTGGATGCCAAGGCGCAGAGGCTGATGGTGGCTGTGGATGACAAGCTGACTGAAGAACAAGTCTCAGAGCAGCTTCTCATACATGTCTCTGATGATAAGAAAGC TGTCCTGGCCAATTTTATCGTGGGACTTTTCAGTTTGTATGAGGATTTGAACTTTACCTACCTTGAGATCAACCCTCTAG TTGTCACCGGCGATGGCGTTTACGTCCTTGACATGGCTGCCAAGATTGATGCTACAGCAGAATATATTTGCAAGCCTAAATGGGGTGATGTGGAGTTTCCACCACCTTTTGGCAGAGAAGCATATCCAGAG GAAGCATACATAGCTGATTTGGATGCAAAGAGTGGGGCGAGCCTGAAGCTGACACTATTAAACCCTCGTGGCAGGATCTGGACCATGGTGGCAGGAGGGGGAGCTTCAGTTGTTTACAG cGACACCATCTGCGACCTGGGCGGAGTGGATGAACTAGCAAACTACGGCGAATACTCGGGTGCGCCCAGTGAACAGCAGACCTACGACTATGCGAAAACTATACTCTCTCTGATGACACGAGAGAGGCATGCTGAAG GGAAAGTGTTGATCATTGGAGGAAGTATTGCCAACTTCACTAACGTAGCAGCCACGTTCAAG GGCATCGTCAGAGCCATCAAAGACTACCAAACTCCTCTGAAGGAGCACGAGGTCACAATTTTTGTACGACGTGGCGGGCCTAATTACCAGGAGGGTCTGAGAGTAATGGGGGAAGTAG GCAAGACTACAGGTATTCCTATCCATGTGTTTGGTACTGAAACACACATGACAGCCATTGTTGGAATGGCTCTGGGCCACCGGCCGATCCCTAACCAGCCGCCGATGGATGCACACACTGCCAACTTCCTTTTAAATGCCAGCAACAGTATTAAA ACTCCAGCTCCAACAAGAACAGCTTCCTTCTCAGAATCATGGACTGCCAATGATGTCACCCCGCCCAAGAAAAGTAGAGCAGGCCTTCCAGGAG CCAAAGCCACCACACtcttcagaaaacaaacaaaggccATTGTTTGGGGCATGCAGACGCGTGCTGTTCAAGGCATGTTGGACTTTGACTACGTTTGCTCCCGCGATGATCCCTCTGTGACTGCTATGGTCTACCCGTTCAC TGGCGATCACAAGCAAAAGTTCTACTGGGGCCACAAAGAGATCCTGTTGCCAGTTTATAAGAACATGGCTGATGCCATGAGGAAGCACCCCGAGGTGGACGTGGTGATCAGCTTTGCGTCACTGCGCTCTGCCTTTGACAGCACAATGGAGGTCATGCAGTACTCTCAG atTCACACCATCGCCATTATAGCTGAAGGCATCCCTGAAGCTCAGACAAGGAAGATAATCAAGGTGGCTGATGAGAAAGGTGTCACCATCATCGGCCCCGCTACA GTTGGAGGCATCAAACCAGGCTGCTTTAAGATCGGTAACACTGGTGGTATGCTGGACAACATCCTGGCTTCGAAACTGTATCGTCCTGGCAGTGTGGCGTATGTGTCACGGTCTGGGGGAATGTCCAATGAGCTAAACAACATAATCTCCCGCACTACAGATGGAGTCTTTGAAGGTGTAGCTATTGGAGGGGACAG ATATCCAGGCTCCACCTTCATGGACCATGTCATTCGTTACCAGGACACTCCAGGGATCAAGATGATTGTGGTGTTGGGAGAG ATTGGCGGCACTGAGGAGTACAAGATCTGCCAAGGTATCAAAGAGGGCAGAATAACCAAGCCTGTGGTGTGCTGGTGCATTGGAACCTGTGCTACGATGTTTGCTTCAGAG GTTCAGTTTGGCCACGCAGGGGCCTGCGCTAACCAGGCTTCAGAAACAGCAGTCGCTAAGAACCAGGCTCTGAGGGAGGCGGGAGCTTACGTACCAAAGAGCTTTGACGAGCTGGGCGATGTCATTGG GACTGTTTATGAGAAACTGGTGGCCAATGGGACCATAGTTCCTGCTGAGGAGGTGCCTCCACCTACAGTACCCATGGATTACTCCTGGGCCAGA GAGCTGGGCCTGATCCGCAAGCCAGCCTCGTTCATGACCAGCATCTGCGATGAGCGAGGGCAGGAGCTAATCTACGCTGGAATGcccatcactgaagtctttAAGGAAGAGATGGGTTTGGGTGGGGTGCTGGGCTTGCTTTGGTTTCAGCGCAG GCTGCCACGCTATGCCTGCCAGTTCATTGAGATGTGCCTAATGGTGACTGCTGATCACGGGCCAGCCGTCTCTGGCGCACACAATACTATTGTCTGTGCTCGCGCTGGCAAGGACCTTGTGTCGAGCCTCACGTCTGGCCTGCTCACCATT GGGGACCGTTTTGGAGGCGCTCTGGATGCAGCAGCAAAGCAGTTCAGCAAAGCCTTTGACAGTGGCATGTTACCGATGGAGTTTGTCAACAAGATGAAGAAGGATGGCAAACTAATCATGGGCATCGGCCATAGGGTGAAATCA ATCAACAACCCTGACATGCGCGTGCAAATTCTGAAGGATTTTGTGAAGCAACATTTCACTTCCACTCAGCTACTTGATTATGCTTTAGACGTCGAGAAGATCACCACTTGCAAG AAACCAAACCTGATCCTCAATGTAGATGGATTTATTGGTGTTGCCTTTGTGGACCTGCTCAGGACATGTGGTGGTTTCACACG AGATGAAGCCGACGAGTTTGTGGAGATCGGTGCACTAAATGGGGTCTTTGTCCTTGGCCGCAGCATGGGTTTTATCG GACATTACTTGGACCAGAAGAGGCTGAAGCAGGGTTTGTATCGCCACCCCTGGGATGACATCTCTTATGTGCTCCCTGAACATATGTCCATGTAA
- the aclyb gene encoding ATP-citrate synthase isoform X1 → MSAKAISEQTGKEFLYKYICTSAAVQNRFRYARVTAETDWDRLTQEHPWLLTERLVVKPDQLIKRRGKLGLVGIDLDLQGVREWLSSHLMQETTVGKAKGILKNFLIEPFVPHVQEDEFYVCIYATREGDHVLFHHEGGVEVGDVDAKAQRLMVAVDDKLTEEQVSEQLLIHVSDDKKAVLANFIVGLFSLYEDLNFTYLEINPLVVTGDGVYVLDMAAKIDATAEYICKPKWGDVEFPPPFGREAYPEEAYIADLDAKSGASLKLTLLNPRGRIWTMVAGGGASVVYSDTICDLGGVDELANYGEYSGAPSEQQTYDYAKTILSLMTRERHAEGKVLIIGGSIANFTNVAATFKGIVRAIKDYQTPLKEHEVTIFVRRGGPNYQEGLRVMGEVGKTTGIPIHVFGTETHMTAIVGMALGHRPIPNQPPMDAHTANFLLNASNSIKTPAPTRTASFSESWTANDVTPPKKSRAGLPGDCLDSILWPLKNMVTGSGKDVKASSGYTGAKATTLFRKQTKAIVWGMQTRAVQGMLDFDYVCSRDDPSVTAMVYPFTGDHKQKFYWGHKEILLPVYKNMADAMRKHPEVDVVISFASLRSAFDSTMEVMQYSQIHTIAIIAEGIPEAQTRKIIKVADEKGVTIIGPATVGGIKPGCFKIGNTGGMLDNILASKLYRPGSVAYVSRSGGMSNELNNIISRTTDGVFEGVAIGGDRYPGSTFMDHVIRYQDTPGIKMIVVLGEIGGTEEYKICQGIKEGRITKPVVCWCIGTCATMFASEVQFGHAGACANQASETAVAKNQALREAGAYVPKSFDELGDVIGTVYEKLVANGTIVPAEEVPPPTVPMDYSWARELGLIRKPASFMTSICDERGQELIYAGMPITEVFKEEMGLGGVLGLLWFQRRLPRYACQFIEMCLMVTADHGPAVSGAHNTIVCARAGKDLVSSLTSGLLTIGDRFGGALDAAAKQFSKAFDSGMLPMEFVNKMKKDGKLIMGIGHRVKSINNPDMRVQILKDFVKQHFTSTQLLDYALDVEKITTCKKPNLILNVDGFIGVAFVDLLRTCGGFTRDEADEFVEIGALNGVFVLGRSMGFIGHYLDQKRLKQGLYRHPWDDISYVLPEHMSM, encoded by the exons AtgtctgcaaaagccatctcgGAGCAGACCGGGAAGGAGTTCTTATATAAGTATATCTGCACTTCAGCAGCAGTGCAGAACCGTTTTCGGTACGCTAGAGTGACTGCTGAGACTGACTGGGATCGCCTCACACAGGAGCATCCATGGCTGCTAACAGAG CGTCTCGTGGTAAAACCAGATCAGCTAATAAAGCGACGTGGGAAACTCGGCCTGGTAGGAATTGACCTTGACCTGCAGGGGGTCCGAGAATGGCTCAGTAGCCACCTCATGCAGGAGACCACT GTGGGGAAGGCAAAGGGTATCCTGAAAAACTTCCTCATTGAGCCCTTTGTTCCACATGTGCAG GAGGATGAGTTTTACGTTTGCATTTATGCCACGCGTGAGGGCGACCATGTACTCTTCCATCACGAAGGAGGAGTGGAGGTCGGTGATGTGGATGCCAAGGCGCAGAGGCTGATGGTGGCTGTGGATGACAAGCTGACTGAAGAACAAGTCTCAGAGCAGCTTCTCATACATGTCTCTGATGATAAGAAAGC TGTCCTGGCCAATTTTATCGTGGGACTTTTCAGTTTGTATGAGGATTTGAACTTTACCTACCTTGAGATCAACCCTCTAG TTGTCACCGGCGATGGCGTTTACGTCCTTGACATGGCTGCCAAGATTGATGCTACAGCAGAATATATTTGCAAGCCTAAATGGGGTGATGTGGAGTTTCCACCACCTTTTGGCAGAGAAGCATATCCAGAG GAAGCATACATAGCTGATTTGGATGCAAAGAGTGGGGCGAGCCTGAAGCTGACACTATTAAACCCTCGTGGCAGGATCTGGACCATGGTGGCAGGAGGGGGAGCTTCAGTTGTTTACAG cGACACCATCTGCGACCTGGGCGGAGTGGATGAACTAGCAAACTACGGCGAATACTCGGGTGCGCCCAGTGAACAGCAGACCTACGACTATGCGAAAACTATACTCTCTCTGATGACACGAGAGAGGCATGCTGAAG GGAAAGTGTTGATCATTGGAGGAAGTATTGCCAACTTCACTAACGTAGCAGCCACGTTCAAG GGCATCGTCAGAGCCATCAAAGACTACCAAACTCCTCTGAAGGAGCACGAGGTCACAATTTTTGTACGACGTGGCGGGCCTAATTACCAGGAGGGTCTGAGAGTAATGGGGGAAGTAG GCAAGACTACAGGTATTCCTATCCATGTGTTTGGTACTGAAACACACATGACAGCCATTGTTGGAATGGCTCTGGGCCACCGGCCGATCCCTAACCAGCCGCCGATGGATGCACACACTGCCAACTTCCTTTTAAATGCCAGCAACAGTATTAAA ACTCCAGCTCCAACAAGAACAGCTTCCTTCTCAGAATCATGGACTGCCAATGATGTCACCCCGCCCAAGAAAAGTAGAGCAGGCCTTCCAGGAG ACTGTCTCGATTCTATATTGTGGCCTCTGAAGAATATGGTCACAGGCAGTGGGAAAG ATGTAAAAGCCTCTTCAGGCTACACCGGAG CCAAAGCCACCACACtcttcagaaaacaaacaaaggccATTGTTTGGGGCATGCAGACGCGTGCTGTTCAAGGCATGTTGGACTTTGACTACGTTTGCTCCCGCGATGATCCCTCTGTGACTGCTATGGTCTACCCGTTCAC TGGCGATCACAAGCAAAAGTTCTACTGGGGCCACAAAGAGATCCTGTTGCCAGTTTATAAGAACATGGCTGATGCCATGAGGAAGCACCCCGAGGTGGACGTGGTGATCAGCTTTGCGTCACTGCGCTCTGCCTTTGACAGCACAATGGAGGTCATGCAGTACTCTCAG atTCACACCATCGCCATTATAGCTGAAGGCATCCCTGAAGCTCAGACAAGGAAGATAATCAAGGTGGCTGATGAGAAAGGTGTCACCATCATCGGCCCCGCTACA GTTGGAGGCATCAAACCAGGCTGCTTTAAGATCGGTAACACTGGTGGTATGCTGGACAACATCCTGGCTTCGAAACTGTATCGTCCTGGCAGTGTGGCGTATGTGTCACGGTCTGGGGGAATGTCCAATGAGCTAAACAACATAATCTCCCGCACTACAGATGGAGTCTTTGAAGGTGTAGCTATTGGAGGGGACAG ATATCCAGGCTCCACCTTCATGGACCATGTCATTCGTTACCAGGACACTCCAGGGATCAAGATGATTGTGGTGTTGGGAGAG ATTGGCGGCACTGAGGAGTACAAGATCTGCCAAGGTATCAAAGAGGGCAGAATAACCAAGCCTGTGGTGTGCTGGTGCATTGGAACCTGTGCTACGATGTTTGCTTCAGAG GTTCAGTTTGGCCACGCAGGGGCCTGCGCTAACCAGGCTTCAGAAACAGCAGTCGCTAAGAACCAGGCTCTGAGGGAGGCGGGAGCTTACGTACCAAAGAGCTTTGACGAGCTGGGCGATGTCATTGG GACTGTTTATGAGAAACTGGTGGCCAATGGGACCATAGTTCCTGCTGAGGAGGTGCCTCCACCTACAGTACCCATGGATTACTCCTGGGCCAGA GAGCTGGGCCTGATCCGCAAGCCAGCCTCGTTCATGACCAGCATCTGCGATGAGCGAGGGCAGGAGCTAATCTACGCTGGAATGcccatcactgaagtctttAAGGAAGAGATGGGTTTGGGTGGGGTGCTGGGCTTGCTTTGGTTTCAGCGCAG GCTGCCACGCTATGCCTGCCAGTTCATTGAGATGTGCCTAATGGTGACTGCTGATCACGGGCCAGCCGTCTCTGGCGCACACAATACTATTGTCTGTGCTCGCGCTGGCAAGGACCTTGTGTCGAGCCTCACGTCTGGCCTGCTCACCATT GGGGACCGTTTTGGAGGCGCTCTGGATGCAGCAGCAAAGCAGTTCAGCAAAGCCTTTGACAGTGGCATGTTACCGATGGAGTTTGTCAACAAGATGAAGAAGGATGGCAAACTAATCATGGGCATCGGCCATAGGGTGAAATCA ATCAACAACCCTGACATGCGCGTGCAAATTCTGAAGGATTTTGTGAAGCAACATTTCACTTCCACTCAGCTACTTGATTATGCTTTAGACGTCGAGAAGATCACCACTTGCAAG AAACCAAACCTGATCCTCAATGTAGATGGATTTATTGGTGTTGCCTTTGTGGACCTGCTCAGGACATGTGGTGGTTTCACACG AGATGAAGCCGACGAGTTTGTGGAGATCGGTGCACTAAATGGGGTCTTTGTCCTTGGCCGCAGCATGGGTTTTATCG GACATTACTTGGACCAGAAGAGGCTGAAGCAGGGTTTGTATCGCCACCCCTGGGATGACATCTCTTATGTGCTCCCTGAACATATGTCCATGTAA
- the aclyb gene encoding ATP-citrate synthase isoform X2: MSAKAISEQTGKEFLYKYICTSAAVQNRFRYARVTAETDWDRLTQEHPWLLTERLVVKPDQLIKRRGKLGLVGIDLDLQGVREWLSSHLMQETTVGKAKGILKNFLIEPFVPHVQEDEFYVCIYATREGDHVLFHHEGGVEVGDVDAKAQRLMVAVDDKLTEEQVSEQLLIHVSDDKKAVLANFIVGLFSLYEDLNFTYLEINPLVVTGDGVYVLDMAAKIDATAEYICKPKWGDVEFPPPFGREAYPEEAYIADLDAKSGASLKLTLLNPRGRIWTMVAGGGASVVYSDTICDLGGVDELANYGEYSGAPSEQQTYDYAKTILSLMTRERHAEGKVLIIGGSIANFTNVAATFKGIVRAIKDYQTPLKEHEVTIFVRRGGPNYQEGLRVMGEVGKTTGIPIHVFGTETHMTAIVGMALGHRPIPNQPPMDAHTANFLLNASNSIKTPAPTRTASFSESWTANDVTPPKKSRAGLPGDVKASSGYTGAKATTLFRKQTKAIVWGMQTRAVQGMLDFDYVCSRDDPSVTAMVYPFTGDHKQKFYWGHKEILLPVYKNMADAMRKHPEVDVVISFASLRSAFDSTMEVMQYSQIHTIAIIAEGIPEAQTRKIIKVADEKGVTIIGPATVGGIKPGCFKIGNTGGMLDNILASKLYRPGSVAYVSRSGGMSNELNNIISRTTDGVFEGVAIGGDRYPGSTFMDHVIRYQDTPGIKMIVVLGEIGGTEEYKICQGIKEGRITKPVVCWCIGTCATMFASEVQFGHAGACANQASETAVAKNQALREAGAYVPKSFDELGDVIGTVYEKLVANGTIVPAEEVPPPTVPMDYSWARELGLIRKPASFMTSICDERGQELIYAGMPITEVFKEEMGLGGVLGLLWFQRRLPRYACQFIEMCLMVTADHGPAVSGAHNTIVCARAGKDLVSSLTSGLLTIGDRFGGALDAAAKQFSKAFDSGMLPMEFVNKMKKDGKLIMGIGHRVKSINNPDMRVQILKDFVKQHFTSTQLLDYALDVEKITTCKKPNLILNVDGFIGVAFVDLLRTCGGFTRDEADEFVEIGALNGVFVLGRSMGFIGHYLDQKRLKQGLYRHPWDDISYVLPEHMSM, encoded by the exons AtgtctgcaaaagccatctcgGAGCAGACCGGGAAGGAGTTCTTATATAAGTATATCTGCACTTCAGCAGCAGTGCAGAACCGTTTTCGGTACGCTAGAGTGACTGCTGAGACTGACTGGGATCGCCTCACACAGGAGCATCCATGGCTGCTAACAGAG CGTCTCGTGGTAAAACCAGATCAGCTAATAAAGCGACGTGGGAAACTCGGCCTGGTAGGAATTGACCTTGACCTGCAGGGGGTCCGAGAATGGCTCAGTAGCCACCTCATGCAGGAGACCACT GTGGGGAAGGCAAAGGGTATCCTGAAAAACTTCCTCATTGAGCCCTTTGTTCCACATGTGCAG GAGGATGAGTTTTACGTTTGCATTTATGCCACGCGTGAGGGCGACCATGTACTCTTCCATCACGAAGGAGGAGTGGAGGTCGGTGATGTGGATGCCAAGGCGCAGAGGCTGATGGTGGCTGTGGATGACAAGCTGACTGAAGAACAAGTCTCAGAGCAGCTTCTCATACATGTCTCTGATGATAAGAAAGC TGTCCTGGCCAATTTTATCGTGGGACTTTTCAGTTTGTATGAGGATTTGAACTTTACCTACCTTGAGATCAACCCTCTAG TTGTCACCGGCGATGGCGTTTACGTCCTTGACATGGCTGCCAAGATTGATGCTACAGCAGAATATATTTGCAAGCCTAAATGGGGTGATGTGGAGTTTCCACCACCTTTTGGCAGAGAAGCATATCCAGAG GAAGCATACATAGCTGATTTGGATGCAAAGAGTGGGGCGAGCCTGAAGCTGACACTATTAAACCCTCGTGGCAGGATCTGGACCATGGTGGCAGGAGGGGGAGCTTCAGTTGTTTACAG cGACACCATCTGCGACCTGGGCGGAGTGGATGAACTAGCAAACTACGGCGAATACTCGGGTGCGCCCAGTGAACAGCAGACCTACGACTATGCGAAAACTATACTCTCTCTGATGACACGAGAGAGGCATGCTGAAG GGAAAGTGTTGATCATTGGAGGAAGTATTGCCAACTTCACTAACGTAGCAGCCACGTTCAAG GGCATCGTCAGAGCCATCAAAGACTACCAAACTCCTCTGAAGGAGCACGAGGTCACAATTTTTGTACGACGTGGCGGGCCTAATTACCAGGAGGGTCTGAGAGTAATGGGGGAAGTAG GCAAGACTACAGGTATTCCTATCCATGTGTTTGGTACTGAAACACACATGACAGCCATTGTTGGAATGGCTCTGGGCCACCGGCCGATCCCTAACCAGCCGCCGATGGATGCACACACTGCCAACTTCCTTTTAAATGCCAGCAACAGTATTAAA ACTCCAGCTCCAACAAGAACAGCTTCCTTCTCAGAATCATGGACTGCCAATGATGTCACCCCGCCCAAGAAAAGTAGAGCAGGCCTTCCAGGAG ATGTAAAAGCCTCTTCAGGCTACACCGGAG CCAAAGCCACCACACtcttcagaaaacaaacaaaggccATTGTTTGGGGCATGCAGACGCGTGCTGTTCAAGGCATGTTGGACTTTGACTACGTTTGCTCCCGCGATGATCCCTCTGTGACTGCTATGGTCTACCCGTTCAC TGGCGATCACAAGCAAAAGTTCTACTGGGGCCACAAAGAGATCCTGTTGCCAGTTTATAAGAACATGGCTGATGCCATGAGGAAGCACCCCGAGGTGGACGTGGTGATCAGCTTTGCGTCACTGCGCTCTGCCTTTGACAGCACAATGGAGGTCATGCAGTACTCTCAG atTCACACCATCGCCATTATAGCTGAAGGCATCCCTGAAGCTCAGACAAGGAAGATAATCAAGGTGGCTGATGAGAAAGGTGTCACCATCATCGGCCCCGCTACA GTTGGAGGCATCAAACCAGGCTGCTTTAAGATCGGTAACACTGGTGGTATGCTGGACAACATCCTGGCTTCGAAACTGTATCGTCCTGGCAGTGTGGCGTATGTGTCACGGTCTGGGGGAATGTCCAATGAGCTAAACAACATAATCTCCCGCACTACAGATGGAGTCTTTGAAGGTGTAGCTATTGGAGGGGACAG ATATCCAGGCTCCACCTTCATGGACCATGTCATTCGTTACCAGGACACTCCAGGGATCAAGATGATTGTGGTGTTGGGAGAG ATTGGCGGCACTGAGGAGTACAAGATCTGCCAAGGTATCAAAGAGGGCAGAATAACCAAGCCTGTGGTGTGCTGGTGCATTGGAACCTGTGCTACGATGTTTGCTTCAGAG GTTCAGTTTGGCCACGCAGGGGCCTGCGCTAACCAGGCTTCAGAAACAGCAGTCGCTAAGAACCAGGCTCTGAGGGAGGCGGGAGCTTACGTACCAAAGAGCTTTGACGAGCTGGGCGATGTCATTGG GACTGTTTATGAGAAACTGGTGGCCAATGGGACCATAGTTCCTGCTGAGGAGGTGCCTCCACCTACAGTACCCATGGATTACTCCTGGGCCAGA GAGCTGGGCCTGATCCGCAAGCCAGCCTCGTTCATGACCAGCATCTGCGATGAGCGAGGGCAGGAGCTAATCTACGCTGGAATGcccatcactgaagtctttAAGGAAGAGATGGGTTTGGGTGGGGTGCTGGGCTTGCTTTGGTTTCAGCGCAG GCTGCCACGCTATGCCTGCCAGTTCATTGAGATGTGCCTAATGGTGACTGCTGATCACGGGCCAGCCGTCTCTGGCGCACACAATACTATTGTCTGTGCTCGCGCTGGCAAGGACCTTGTGTCGAGCCTCACGTCTGGCCTGCTCACCATT GGGGACCGTTTTGGAGGCGCTCTGGATGCAGCAGCAAAGCAGTTCAGCAAAGCCTTTGACAGTGGCATGTTACCGATGGAGTTTGTCAACAAGATGAAGAAGGATGGCAAACTAATCATGGGCATCGGCCATAGGGTGAAATCA ATCAACAACCCTGACATGCGCGTGCAAATTCTGAAGGATTTTGTGAAGCAACATTTCACTTCCACTCAGCTACTTGATTATGCTTTAGACGTCGAGAAGATCACCACTTGCAAG AAACCAAACCTGATCCTCAATGTAGATGGATTTATTGGTGTTGCCTTTGTGGACCTGCTCAGGACATGTGGTGGTTTCACACG AGATGAAGCCGACGAGTTTGTGGAGATCGGTGCACTAAATGGGGTCTTTGTCCTTGGCCGCAGCATGGGTTTTATCG GACATTACTTGGACCAGAAGAGGCTGAAGCAGGGTTTGTATCGCCACCCCTGGGATGACATCTCTTATGTGCTCCCTGAACATATGTCCATGTAA